In Clostridium sp. SY8519, one genomic interval encodes:
- a CDS encoding C-GCAxxG-C-C family protein codes for METREERMEKVKELHRSGYNCAQIVVTWYCEQLGADKNAAFQMAEAFGLGTGDMSGICGAVSGALMLAGLKNSGGIPIQGKRTVPGTFQLGKEIKEAFAARNSSIICRELKGADTGKILRSCDDCILDAIELAGRILELEN; via the coding sequence ATGGAGACAAGAGAAGAACGCATGGAAAAAGTAAAGGAACTGCACAGAAGCGGATATAACTGTGCCCAGATTGTTGTGACCTGGTACTGCGAACAGCTGGGAGCAGACAAAAACGCTGCCTTTCAGATGGCGGAGGCCTTCGGCCTGGGAACCGGTGATATGAGCGGTATCTGCGGCGCGGTATCCGGCGCGCTGATGCTGGCCGGTTTAAAGAACAGCGGCGGAATCCCAATTCAGGGAAAACGGACGGTACCCGGGACGTTTCAGCTGGGCAAGGAAATCAAAGAAGCATTTGCTGCCCGCAATTCTTCTATTATCTGCAGGGAATTAAAGGGTGCAGATACCGGAAAAATACTGCGGTCCTGTGACGACTGCATCCTGGATGCCATTGAGCTGGCCGGCCGTATACTGGAACTGGAAAATTAA
- a CDS encoding metal-sensing transcriptional repressor — protein MKKNTGIHAHEGPDGQLHMHTHSHEETVKIRNRLAKAIGHLESIKKMVEDERDCAEILVQLAAVKSALNSAGKEILKEHLNSCIADAIASGDTAEIEALNRAIDSFVK, from the coding sequence TTGAAGAAAAATACCGGAATACACGCCCATGAGGGACCAGATGGACAGCTGCATATGCATACCCACTCCCACGAGGAAACCGTAAAAATCCGCAACCGGCTGGCAAAAGCCATCGGTCATCTGGAATCCATCAAAAAGATGGTAGAAGATGAGCGGGACTGCGCAGAAATTCTGGTTCAGCTGGCAGCGGTCAAATCGGCCCTCAACAGCGCCGGCAAGGAGATTCTGAAAGAACATCTAAACAGCTGCATCGCGGACGCCATTGCATCCGGAGATACAGCAGAAATTGAGGCGTTAAACCGCGCGATTGATTCATTTGTAAAGTAA
- a CDS encoding FmdE family protein has product MINEEKWNACTAFHGHSCGGLMIGFQAAEYAARLLDLEHASDEETACISENDACGVDAIQYLLGCSAGKGNLMFHLTGKQAFTFFNRKTGKSVRMILKDKPDWVKKGESRAYYASRDPEELFDLTEVRLALPEYARSFDSYHCDGCGELTAENYLKLYHGKKYCPDCWKPYQRYDI; this is encoded by the coding sequence ATGATAAATGAGGAAAAATGGAACGCATGCACAGCATTTCACGGACATTCCTGCGGCGGCCTGATGATCGGGTTTCAGGCGGCAGAATACGCGGCCCGGCTGCTGGATCTGGAGCATGCCTCCGATGAGGAGACGGCATGTATTTCCGAGAATGATGCCTGCGGGGTGGATGCCATTCAGTATCTGTTAGGATGCAGCGCCGGAAAAGGAAATCTGATGTTCCATCTGACCGGCAAACAGGCATTTACCTTTTTTAACCGGAAAACCGGCAAATCCGTCCGCATGATTCTGAAAGACAAGCCGGACTGGGTGAAAAAAGGAGAATCCAGGGCATATTACGCATCGAGGGATCCGGAAGAGCTGTTTGATCTGACAGAAGTCAGACTGGCGCTGCCGGAATATGCCCGGAGTTTTGATTCTTACCACTGTGATGGCTGCGGAGAGCTGACGGCAGAGAATTATCTGAAGCTGTACCATGGGAAGAAGTACTGTCCGGACTGCTGGAAGCCTTACCAGCGCTATGACATCTGA
- a CDS encoding glycerophosphodiester phosphodiesterase family protein, with protein sequence MKKAIKPLLLAGGITGLYLFAIAPGRDRRYRMRPYEERPIAHRGLFDNRSDHPENSLPAFRRAAEAGFGIELDVQLTRDGRLAVFHDETLRRMCGDSRRLSDCAWEELQQLPLAYSDERIPSLDQVLAVIGGRVPLIVEVKYHGRWKEATRLLAERMDHYEGEWCMESFHPLAVRWMRKNRPQVLRGQLADNFLKNGQKAPWIQRFLLTNLLGNWAGRPDFIAYNHVYAAQTGTLRVIRRLFPTEWAAWTVKSRQEFDRVKDRFQIIIFDSFVPGGKNDDK encoded by the coding sequence ATGAAAAAAGCAATCAAACCGCTTCTGCTTGCCGGCGGCATAACAGGACTGTATCTGTTTGCCATTGCTCCGGGCAGAGACCGGAGATATCGGATGCGCCCGTATGAAGAGAGGCCAATCGCTCATCGGGGGCTGTTTGACAACCGTTCGGATCATCCGGAGAATTCCCTGCCGGCCTTTCGGCGGGCGGCGGAAGCGGGATTCGGCATTGAACTGGATGTACAGCTGACCCGAGACGGCCGTCTGGCCGTTTTTCACGATGAGACCCTGCGCAGAATGTGCGGAGATTCCAGACGCCTGTCCGACTGCGCCTGGGAGGAACTTCAGCAGCTGCCGCTGGCTTATTCCGACGAGCGGATTCCGTCACTGGATCAGGTGCTTGCAGTGATCGGGGGACGGGTTCCCCTGATTGTGGAAGTGAAGTATCACGGCAGATGGAAAGAAGCCACCCGGCTTCTGGCGGAACGGATGGATCACTATGAAGGAGAATGGTGCATGGAATCCTTTCATCCGCTGGCGGTCCGGTGGATGCGGAAGAACCGTCCCCAGGTACTCCGCGGACAGCTGGCAGACAATTTCCTGAAAAACGGGCAGAAGGCGCCCTGGATCCAGCGGTTTCTTCTGACCAATCTGCTGGGAAACTGGGCGGGCCGTCCGGATTTTATCGCATACAATCACGTATACGCGGCACAGACAGGGACCCTGCGGGTGATCCGACGTCTGTTCCCCACGGAATGGGCGGCCTGGACAGTGAAGTCCCGGCAGGAATTTGACCGGGTAAAAGACCGGTTCCAGATAATTATTTTTGACAGTTTTGTTCCCGGAGGGAAAAACGATGATAAATGA
- the yfbR gene encoding 5'-deoxynucleotidase translates to MAYNFFATISRMKYIERWALMRSSRPENLSEHSLEVAMIAHALCTIGNVRYSKQLSAERAAVIGLYHDATEIITGDMPTPVKYFNPEIRSAYREVETMARQRLLEGLPEDLKPSYEAVFHSREEEADRELRELVKAADKLSALIKCMEEENAGNGEFRTAKQTIFTAVKEMAQTHPEVRDFIRDFMEPYGNTLDELL, encoded by the coding sequence ATGGCATATAACTTTTTTGCGACAATATCCCGCATGAAATACATCGAACGCTGGGCCCTGATGCGCAGCTCCCGCCCGGAGAATCTCAGCGAGCATTCCCTGGAGGTGGCCATGATCGCCCATGCGCTGTGTACCATCGGGAACGTACGCTACAGCAAACAACTGTCTGCGGAGCGGGCGGCAGTCATTGGACTGTACCATGACGCGACGGAGATCATTACCGGGGACATGCCGACACCGGTGAAGTACTTTAATCCGGAGATCCGAAGCGCCTACCGGGAAGTGGAAACCATGGCTCGGCAGCGGCTTCTCGAAGGCCTTCCGGAGGATCTGAAGCCGTCCTATGAAGCGGTTTTTCATAGCCGGGAGGAGGAAGCGGACCGGGAACTCAGGGAACTGGTGAAGGCAGCGGACAAACTGTCCGCCCTGATCAAATGCATGGAAGAGGAAAATGCCGGCAACGGAGAGTTCCGTACAGCAAAACAGACAATTTTTACCGCGGTGAAGGAAATGGCACAGACCCATCCGGAAGTGCGGGACTTTATCCGGGACTTTATGGAACCGTACGGCAATACGCTGGACGAATTGCTGTAG
- the thrH gene encoding bifunctional phosphoserine phosphatase/homoserine phosphotransferase ThrH codes for MFITCLDLEGVLVPEIWIAFAEETGIPELKRTTRDEPDYDKLMQYRLDILKEHGLGLKEIQATIEKIDPMPGAREFLDELRSFSQVIILSDTFTQFAAPLMKKLGMPTIFCNTLEVGEDGAITGYKLRLPNGKYHTVKALQSIGFDTIASGDSFNDLGMIQQSKAGFLFRSTDQIKADYPQIPAYETYDELLAAIRSVIEAE; via the coding sequence ATGTTTATTACCTGCTTGGATTTAGAGGGTGTACTGGTACCGGAGATCTGGATCGCGTTTGCAGAGGAGACGGGAATCCCGGAACTGAAGCGCACCACCAGGGACGAACCGGACTACGACAAACTGATGCAGTATCGTCTGGATATCCTGAAAGAACACGGACTGGGCTTAAAGGAGATTCAGGCTACCATCGAGAAGATTGACCCGATGCCGGGAGCCAGAGAGTTCCTGGATGAACTGCGTTCCTTCAGCCAGGTAATTATCTTAAGCGATACATTTACCCAGTTTGCCGCGCCCCTGATGAAGAAGCTGGGTATGCCCACGATCTTCTGCAATACGCTGGAAGTAGGGGAAGACGGCGCCATTACCGGCTATAAACTGCGCCTTCCGAACGGAAAGTATCATACGGTAAAGGCCCTGCAGTCCATCGGATTTGACACCATTGCCAGCGGTGACAGTTTTAACGATCTCGGCATGATTCAGCAGAGCAAGGCCGGTTTCCTGTTCCGCAGCACGGATCAGATCAAGGCAGACTACCCGCAGATTCCCGCATATGAAACCTATGACGAACTGCTCGCTGCCATCCGCTCAGTGATTGAAGCCGAGTAA
- a CDS encoding MBL fold metallo-hydrolase produces MKITHIYHSGFAVELKDSNLIFDWYTGKLPELPADKPLYVFVSHSHPDHYGTCIWELRERFHEVYYIMDRDTAPGVNGVYRVQPDQSYEIGLLHIDTLLSTDQGVAFYVEAEGRQIYHSGDLNVWYWNGEPAEDNRQQLLTFRKEISRLSGRKIDAAFLPLDPRLEEHAPMAIEEFMKLADCRDLFPMHYWDRLPEVREYLKDPRLLPYRDRIHLEDQVELQ; encoded by the coding sequence AGCAATCTGATTTTTGACTGGTATACTGGCAAACTGCCGGAACTGCCGGCAGACAAACCGCTGTACGTGTTTGTATCCCACAGCCATCCGGACCATTACGGAACCTGTATCTGGGAGCTGCGGGAACGGTTTCATGAGGTGTACTATATCATGGACCGGGATACGGCACCCGGTGTCAATGGTGTGTACCGGGTACAGCCGGATCAAAGTTATGAGATAGGTTTGCTTCATATAGATACGCTTCTTTCCACCGATCAGGGCGTTGCCTTTTACGTGGAGGCGGAAGGCAGACAGATCTATCATTCCGGAGACCTGAATGTCTGGTACTGGAACGGAGAGCCTGCAGAAGACAACCGGCAGCAGCTGCTGACGTTCCGAAAAGAAATCAGCAGGCTGTCCGGCCGAAAGATCGACGCGGCATTCCTGCCGTTGGATCCGCGGCTGGAAGAACATGCGCCCATGGCCATTGAGGAATTTATGAAACTGGCAGACTGCCGGGACCTGTTCCCCATGCATTACTGGGACCGGCTGCCGGAAGTCAGGGAATATCTGAAGGATCCCCGCCTGCTTCCCTATCGGGACCGGATCCATCTGGAGGATCAGGTGGAACTGCAGTGA